Proteins from a genomic interval of Chroococcidiopsis thermalis PCC 7203:
- a CDS encoding ISLre2 family transposase, with protein sequence MSRWDGRTLRDREQKIRQAALELAGQCIALLLHNLSESPEAMKTAKKQTQGWRHPKSQGNGRVERQVLCLGNVVVSLRLPYVVERSNQLHSKCRKTRGQGFCPLLRWLCMEEGITPLIWSTVAQTGTVSGSLAIARDSLQNWGISISMRRVERLTYHFNQQGLSQRRSRIFHLQQGTLPITPLLKDHRVVISVDGGRTRIRNAKTGKRRHNSHRHGYKAEWSEPKLLTIYVVDSLGKRVNTAEISVTNDGTYGKLQPFLELLEMHLVRLGINLASQVVLIADGAEWIWKHIPPLLQRLGCPQESTHGLLDFYHATEHLHMFADAAFTQPREQRVWFKPARSTLKRGQSADLLAQMQALSQKSCGERGSTTISEIQYFTKFHQQGRLSYSQVAAMKMPIGSGAIESLIRQVVNQRLKGEWH encoded by the coding sequence GTGTCACGGTGGGATGGGCGAACTCTTCGTGACCGAGAACAGAAAATTAGACAAGCGGCGCTTGAGCTAGCGGGACAATGTATCGCCTTGCTGTTACACAATCTCTCAGAGTCACCCGAAGCAATGAAGACGGCGAAAAAACAAACACAGGGATGGCGACACCCGAAAAGTCAGGGGAATGGGCGAGTTGAGCGGCAAGTACTATGTTTAGGTAACGTTGTGGTATCTCTGCGGTTACCATATGTGGTAGAACGGTCAAATCAACTACACTCCAAATGCCGAAAAACAAGAGGGCAGGGGTTTTGTCCGCTGTTGAGATGGTTGTGTATGGAAGAAGGTATTACTCCTTTAATCTGGTCTACTGTGGCGCAGACGGGGACAGTAAGTGGATCGTTGGCAATCGCCCGCGACTCGCTTCAAAATTGGGGCATTAGCATCAGCATGAGGCGAGTTGAGCGTTTAACCTACCATTTCAATCAACAGGGCTTAAGCCAGCGTCGCTCAAGGATATTCCATTTGCAACAAGGCACATTACCGATTACGCCGCTGTTGAAAGACCATCGAGTGGTGATTTCCGTTGATGGGGGACGCACTCGCATTCGTAATGCCAAAACGGGTAAACGTCGTCACAATTCCCATCGACATGGCTATAAAGCTGAGTGGAGCGAACCAAAATTATTGACGATTTATGTAGTAGATTCCTTGGGTAAACGGGTCAATACCGCTGAAATTTCTGTGACTAACGATGGGACTTATGGCAAGCTTCAACCCTTTCTGGAACTATTAGAAATGCATTTGGTACGACTAGGAATAAATTTGGCATCTCAAGTAGTATTAATTGCAGATGGGGCTGAATGGATCTGGAAACATATCCCACCACTACTGCAACGTCTCGGTTGTCCACAAGAATCAACACACGGTCTACTCGACTTCTACCACGCCACAGAACATTTACACATGTTTGCTGATGCTGCTTTTACCCAGCCAAGAGAACAACGAGTCTGGTTTAAGCCAGCTCGTTCTACACTCAAACGCGGACAATCAGCTGATTTACTTGCTCAAATGCAGGCTTTGAGTCAAAAGAGCTGTGGCGAGCGCGGATCGACTACGATATCCGAGATTCAGTATTTCACTAAATTTCATCAACAAGGGCGGTTGAGCTATTCTCAAGTGGCAGCGATGAAGATGCCTATTGGCAGCGGCGCAATTGAAAGTTTAATCCGCCAAGTGGTTAACCAAAGGCTCAAAGGTGAATGGCACTAA
- a CDS encoding phage integrase SAM-like domain-containing protein — MDKVKGTVKVGVDKGWLRLRWTHEGRRYALTLGLPDSAVNQKFAQQKARQIELDIISGHFDASLRRYKQQKSLKIPAIDLFEQFTSAKSKQVDPKTLMKYSATSKHVDKYFRDKAAEAISIEDAHKFIEYLKQHISSRTLKEWVGLLKAAWQWGEKQGIISQNPWATVIKSIRVSPKQPPKPFSQEEIRSIIQAFRNDRYYHCYADYV; from the coding sequence ATGGACAAAGTTAAGGGAACAGTCAAAGTTGGAGTAGATAAAGGTTGGCTAAGGTTGCGGTGGACTCATGAGGGGAGAAGGTATGCACTGACTCTGGGGCTACCTGATTCAGCTGTAAATCAGAAATTTGCTCAGCAGAAAGCGCGTCAAATTGAGTTAGATATTATTAGCGGTCACTTCGACGCTAGCTTGAGACGATACAAGCAGCAAAAAAGTTTGAAAATACCAGCTATAGATTTGTTTGAACAATTCACCTCGGCAAAGTCGAAGCAGGTCGATCCTAAAACGCTAATGAAGTACAGTGCTACTAGCAAGCATGTGGACAAATACTTTCGAGACAAAGCAGCAGAGGCAATATCAATAGAGGATGCACATAAGTTCATCGAATATTTGAAGCAGCACATCAGCAGCCGTACTCTCAAGGAATGGGTAGGTTTACTTAAAGCAGCGTGGCAATGGGGAGAAAAGCAGGGAATTATCAGTCAAAATCCTTGGGCGACTGTAATTAAAAGTATCAGAGTCTCTCCTAAGCAACCACCTAAACCATTTTCTCAGGAAGAAATCAGATCCATTATTCAGGCATTCAGGAACGATCGCTATTACCATTGCTATGCTGATTATGTATAA
- a CDS encoding TetR/AcrR family transcriptional regulator: MQKLDPQKKQSIITAAKNLFHRYGIQKTTMQEIARDAGLSVGTLYLYFKNKDEILLACTQVFREEHDRAARLILQSDRAADEKLRHYILDRFRAARATREGSDRAAEIARAVIRLDPDRIEEEASLTMRTIRQILQEGCETGLFHHVNLVADVEVFAYSIAYFFPIAGKEPDPPPEEEKLLAIVNWFIAQWQRL, from the coding sequence ATGCAGAAACTCGATCCCCAAAAGAAACAGTCTATTATTACCGCAGCCAAAAACCTTTTCCATCGTTACGGGATTCAAAAGACGACAATGCAGGAAATTGCGCGAGACGCAGGGCTATCGGTGGGCACGTTGTACCTTTACTTCAAAAATAAAGATGAAATCCTGCTCGCTTGCACCCAAGTGTTTCGGGAAGAACACGACCGCGCTGCACGTCTCATTTTGCAGTCCGATCGCGCGGCTGACGAGAAATTGCGGCACTACATTCTCGACCGATTTCGCGCGGCTAGAGCGACTCGTGAGGGAAGCGATCGCGCGGCTGAAATTGCTAGGGCAGTGATTCGCTTAGATCCCGATCGGATCGAAGAGGAAGCTAGCTTAACGATGCGGACGATCCGGCAGATTCTTCAGGAAGGCTGTGAAACAGGACTATTTCATCATGTCAATTTGGTAGCAGATGTTGAGGTGTTTGCCTATTCCATTGCTTACTTTTTTCCCATTGCTGGAAAAGAACCCGATCCGCCGCCTGAAGAAGAAAAGCTCCTGGCGATTGTCAATTGGTTTATTGCTCAATGGCAGCGTCTTTAG
- a CDS encoding ABC transporter ATP-binding protein, with amino-acid sequence MGWTGGIGRSQEQSEPILATSALTRRFGSFTAVDELTISVAPGEVFGLLGPNGAGKSTAIKMLTTLLPPSSGKAAIAGFDVRQQAAAVRRAIGYVPQALSADADLTGYENLLIFAKLYDIPAKQRQQRIRDVIEFMGLQSVAHRIVRQYSGGTIRRLEVAQSILHKPQVLFLDEPTVGLDPIARSSVWELVQQLRHESGTTIVLTTHFLEEADRLCDRVAILHGGKVITVGTPAQLKASLGENATLDDVFIHYTGDRLTSGANYRETSKIRRTAKRLG; translated from the coding sequence ATGGGATGGACAGGAGGTATTGGGCGATCGCAAGAGCAGTCAGAACCGATCTTGGCAACAAGCGCCCTGACTCGTCGATTTGGTAGCTTCACGGCTGTTGACGAGCTAACAATTTCTGTTGCTCCTGGTGAAGTATTCGGTTTGCTCGGACCCAACGGAGCGGGCAAGAGTACGGCAATTAAAATGCTGACGACGCTGCTACCTCCGAGTTCTGGCAAGGCAGCGATCGCGGGATTTGACGTGCGGCAACAGGCGGCGGCTGTGCGACGGGCGATCGGCTACGTGCCTCAAGCCTTATCTGCCGATGCCGATCTGACGGGATATGAAAATTTGCTGATTTTTGCCAAGCTCTACGATATTCCCGCAAAGCAGCGCCAGCAGCGAATTCGCGATGTTATAGAATTCATGGGTTTACAGTCTGTGGCGCACCGAATCGTGCGTCAATACTCTGGAGGTACGATCCGCCGCTTGGAAGTTGCCCAATCTATTCTGCATAAACCCCAAGTGTTGTTTCTAGACGAGCCGACTGTAGGACTCGACCCGATCGCTCGTAGTTCTGTCTGGGAGCTGGTGCAACAACTGCGGCACGAAAGCGGGACGACGATTGTACTGACAACGCACTTTTTAGAAGAAGCAGATCGGTTGTGCGATCGCGTGGCAATTCTGCATGGCGGCAAGGTAATTACAGTTGGTACGCCTGCTCAACTCAAAGCCTCTTTGGGTGAAAACGCCACGCTAGATGACGTATTTATCCACTACACGGGCGATCGCCTCACTTCAGGAGCTAACTATCGTGAAACCTCAAAAATTCGCCGCACAGCTAAACGGTTGGGCTGA
- a CDS encoding cytochrome P450 — protein MALATTPPGPSSYIAFSKAYRDDPLRAFGQAWKTYGDSIRFKALPGVDVYFVVHPDAAAHVLTSHGQAYRKAPSVHQPLSLLLGNGILISEGESWLRQRRLMNPAFHRQSIVKLASVMTRFAQERVRRWEGYPTGSAIDVAEEMQQLTLEIVGEALFSTGLEAQLDSFSTAFRRAAEFINDRINAPFKMPMWVPTKPHRQFIENRDRLQQIAMHLIGLRRHQQNVPLDLLSMLMAAQDADTGAQMSDSELLDEVMTLLIAGHETVSVTLSWAFHLLGSHPEVLHQLQDELETVLKGNPPGAEDYMHLPYTRMVIEETLRLYPPVWGLSRETIRADEIQGYSIPPKSFVIVGTYFTHRHPEFWTAPEQFNPERFTEAEASKRHKFAYYPFGGGPRICIGNQFALMEATLILATLVQRFHLEPASGQPVEIDPTFTLRPKNGLSMRLVRR, from the coding sequence ATGGCTTTAGCAACAACCCCGCCTGGTCCGTCTAGCTACATTGCCTTCTCAAAAGCCTATCGAGATGACCCTCTCAGAGCGTTTGGTCAAGCCTGGAAAACTTATGGTGACTCGATTCGATTCAAAGCACTTCCAGGGGTGGACGTGTATTTTGTGGTGCATCCTGATGCCGCAGCGCACGTTCTGACCAGCCACGGGCAGGCATATCGAAAGGCTCCTAGCGTTCATCAACCGTTGAGTTTGCTGTTGGGAAATGGCATCTTGATTAGCGAGGGAGAAAGCTGGCTAAGGCAACGACGGCTCATGAATCCTGCTTTCCATCGGCAAAGTATTGTAAAATTGGCATCGGTTATGACTCGCTTTGCCCAAGAGCGGGTTCGACGGTGGGAAGGCTATCCCACTGGTAGTGCGATCGATGTTGCAGAAGAAATGCAGCAATTGACGCTGGAAATTGTTGGAGAAGCGTTGTTTAGCACGGGGTTAGAAGCGCAGCTCGATTCGTTTTCCACAGCGTTTCGTCGCGCCGCAGAATTTATTAACGATCGCATCAACGCTCCGTTCAAAATGCCGATGTGGGTTCCAACAAAGCCGCATCGACAGTTTATTGAAAACCGCGATCGCTTGCAGCAAATTGCTATGCATCTGATTGGGCTACGGCGACATCAACAGAACGTGCCGCTCGATCTGCTGTCGATGTTAATGGCTGCCCAAGATGCAGATACAGGAGCGCAAATGAGCGACTCAGAACTTTTAGATGAAGTCATGACCCTATTAATTGCAGGTCATGAAACCGTTAGCGTCACGCTTTCATGGGCATTCCATCTCCTGGGAAGTCACCCTGAAGTGTTGCATCAATTGCAAGACGAACTGGAAACTGTCCTCAAGGGAAATCCGCCTGGTGCAGAGGATTACATGCACCTTCCCTACACTCGAATGGTCATTGAGGAAACGCTGCGTTTGTATCCTCCAGTTTGGGGGCTTTCCCGCGAAACGATAAGAGCAGATGAAATCCAAGGCTATTCCATTCCTCCAAAATCGTTTGTCATCGTCGGCACTTATTTCACCCATCGTCATCCTGAGTTTTGGACTGCACCAGAGCAATTCAACCCCGAACGGTTTACAGAAGCTGAAGCCTCAAAACGGCACAAGTTCGCCTACTATCCTTTTGGCGGAGGACCTCGAATTTGTATTGGCAATCAGTTTGCGCTCATGGAAGCAACGTTAATCCTTGCAACTTTAGTTCAACGGTTTCACCTAGAGCCAGCTTCGGGTCAGCCCGTAGAAATCGATCCAACCTTCACTTTGCGCCCTAAAAATGGGCTTTCCATGAGGCTAGTGCGACGATAG
- a CDS encoding NADPH-dependent oxidoreductase, with protein MPAPQAQLLQERYGAAFEFQFKTWNDSLAVLLSHRSVRSYLSKSLPAGTLELLVAAAQSASTSSNLQTWSVVAVEDRERKERLSQLAGGQAHIRQCPLFLVWLADLARLTHIATQQEQSHEGLNYLEMFLMAVVDASLAAQNAAIAAESLGLGTVYIGAMRNHPEAVATQLGLPKSVFAVFGLCVGYPDPAQPTAIKPRLPQSAVLHKEQYSLETQERAIADYNDIMTDFYASQGMDVAGNWSQHSVERIATAESLRHRARLQEVLHQLGFELR; from the coding sequence ATTCCAGCTCCACAAGCGCAGTTATTACAAGAACGATATGGCGCTGCGTTTGAGTTCCAATTCAAAACTTGGAATGATAGTTTAGCCGTGCTATTGTCCCATCGCTCAGTCCGTAGTTACCTCTCTAAATCACTGCCCGCAGGCACATTGGAACTTTTAGTAGCAGCCGCGCAGTCTGCTTCCACCTCGTCCAATTTACAAACTTGGAGTGTCGTCGCCGTAGAAGATCGAGAACGTAAAGAGCGGCTCTCTCAACTTGCAGGGGGACAAGCACACATCCGTCAGTGTCCCCTGTTTCTAGTTTGGTTGGCAGATTTGGCACGTTTGACTCACATAGCCACACAACAGGAACAATCCCATGAGGGACTGAATTACTTGGAGATGTTCTTGATGGCGGTGGTAGATGCAAGTCTAGCAGCACAGAATGCCGCGATCGCTGCCGAATCGTTGGGGCTGGGTACAGTCTATATTGGTGCGATGCGGAATCATCCCGAAGCAGTTGCAACTCAACTAGGTTTACCAAAATCTGTTTTTGCCGTATTTGGCTTATGCGTAGGCTATCCCGATCCAGCTCAACCGACTGCTATCAAGCCACGTTTGCCGCAATCCGCCGTGTTGCACAAAGAGCAGTATAGCTTGGAAACACAAGAGCGGGCGATCGCCGATTACAACGACATCATGACAGATTTTTATGCCAGTCAGGGCATGGATGTAGCAGGCAACTGGTCGCAACATTCTGTCGAGCGCATTGCTACGGCTGAATCCTTACGCCATCGCGCTCGGCTACAGGAAGTCCTTCATCAACTGGGTTTTGAACTGCGTTAA
- a CDS encoding nucleotidyltransferase domain-containing protein, with protein MTAAFKHFIMKAIAHEVMTQITRRIVAELDPEEIILFGSHAWGTPHKHSDIDLCVIVPDGIPGFDRIEWGVRALNALNDLTIDVDVMVTTRSVIDTFKTVPASLQRKIVEQGKLLYAKGKNSPGEVLVEKSAT; from the coding sequence GTGACAGCCGCATTCAAACATTTCATCATGAAAGCGATCGCCCATGAGGTTATGACCCAAATCACGCGCCGTATAGTGGCAGAACTCGATCCGGAAGAAATTATCCTATTTGGCTCTCATGCTTGGGGAACCCCTCACAAACACAGCGATATCGATCTATGTGTCATTGTTCCTGATGGCATTCCTGGTTTTGACCGCATTGAGTGGGGAGTTCGAGCATTAAACGCTTTAAATGACTTGACGATTGATGTTGATGTGATGGTAACAACACGCTCTGTCATCGATACCTTCAAAACGGTTCCTGCCTCACTGCAAAGAAAAATAGTAGAACAGGGAAAGCTCTTATATGCAAAAGGCAAAAACAGTCCTGGTGAAGTTTTGGTTGAAAAAAGCGCAACGTGA
- a CDS encoding MarR family winged helix-turn-helix transcriptional regulator, whose amino-acid sequence MSGTVVNQMRSPKSTRKKSQQCAARVMEAVPLVMRFIRADMRAINATDMSVPQFRTLAFLDRNPGASLSELAEHLGVTRATASANTERLVQQNFVHRCDHPQERRRVELKLTQAGKEHLHKAREQTRAYIADLLDSLSEEQISQIDTGLALLKQVFEDSGAVTK is encoded by the coding sequence ATGTCTGGAACAGTAGTAAATCAGATGCGATCGCCCAAATCAACTCGAAAAAAATCTCAACAGTGTGCAGCGAGAGTCATGGAAGCTGTTCCCTTGGTCATGCGTTTTATTCGGGCAGATATGCGTGCAATTAATGCTACTGATATGTCCGTTCCCCAATTCCGCACTTTAGCGTTTCTCGATCGCAATCCTGGGGCATCCTTATCCGAACTTGCCGAGCATTTAGGTGTCACCCGTGCGACTGCTTCTGCTAATACCGAACGACTGGTACAGCAGAATTTCGTCCATCGCTGCGACCATCCCCAAGAGCGGCGACGAGTGGAATTAAAGCTAACTCAAGCGGGCAAAGAGCATCTCCACAAAGCGCGGGAACAAACGCGGGCTTACATTGCCGATTTACTCGACTCATTGAGCGAGGAGCAAATTAGCCAAATTGATACGGGTTTGGCTCTGCTCAAGCAGGTGTTTGAAGATTCTGGCGCTGTCACAAAGTAA
- a CDS encoding DUF2808 domain-containing protein — MKNVRTFYKTLLAIGAGLCSIPLLTTQALTQPEATVTSIQPPRLIAARTTYNEVQVRQATYYFTLEVPATAKELQQVTLTQTQGSENISFDENSSRTFEGTSKREGQPLESKVTSDRQNRTVTVTFAQPVPAGKTVTIGLKPERNPTYDGIYLFQVRTFPAAGQRNGQYVGTGRLQFYQNISSE; from the coding sequence ATGAAAAACGTTCGTACTTTTTACAAAACTCTGTTAGCGATCGGTGCGGGATTGTGTTCGATACCTCTACTTACAACCCAAGCACTAACTCAACCCGAAGCCACAGTTACCTCAATTCAGCCTCCGCGTCTGATTGCTGCTAGGACAACCTACAACGAAGTCCAAGTTCGGCAAGCAACGTACTATTTCACTCTAGAAGTACCTGCTACTGCTAAGGAACTCCAACAAGTCACCTTGACCCAGACGCAGGGTTCTGAAAATATTAGCTTTGATGAGAACAGTAGCCGTACTTTTGAAGGAACATCCAAACGCGAAGGACAACCGTTAGAATCCAAAGTGACGAGCGATCGCCAAAACAGGACTGTAACAGTAACGTTCGCTCAACCAGTACCAGCAGGTAAGACAGTCACAATCGGATTGAAACCAGAACGAAATCCTACTTACGATGGGATTTACTTATTCCAGGTAAGAACCTTCCCAGCCGCAGGACAGAGGAACGGTCAATATGTCGGTACTGGTCGTCTACAGTTCTATCAGAACATTAGTTCGGAGTAG
- the tnpA gene encoding IS200/IS605 family transposase, which yields MTSDFKSNKNIVYSCKYHIIWCPKYRRRVLKDGVDTRLKEILLSIAKEIMVEILEMEIMPDHVHLLVDIDPQFGVHKAVKRFKGASSRYLRQEFPHLKSRLPTLWTNSYFVATVGGAPLNVIKQYIQNQKET from the coding sequence TTGACCAGCGATTTCAAGTCTAATAAAAATATTGTTTATTCATGCAAGTACCACATAATCTGGTGTCCGAAGTATAGGCGACGGGTACTAAAAGATGGTGTGGATACTCGCTTAAAAGAAATCCTACTATCAATAGCTAAAGAGATTATGGTAGAGATTCTAGAAATGGAAATCATGCCCGACCACGTACACTTGCTGGTTGATATAGACCCGCAGTTCGGAGTACACAAGGCAGTTAAGCGATTCAAAGGCGCGTCCTCCCGTTATCTACGGCAAGAGTTTCCGCACCTAAAAAGCAGGCTTCCTACTCTTTGGACTAACTCCTACTTTGTCGCTACTGTTGGAGGTGCGCCCCTGAACGTAATCAAACAGTATATTCAAAATCAGAAAGAAACTTGA
- a CDS encoding type II toxin-antitoxin system VapC family toxin: protein MKYLLDTDHLSILQRQAGQDYINLSTHMARHPLSDFAVSTVTFHEQILGSHAYINRARNLNDVVKGYAMMARLVSDFKVLPLVSFDTGAAMAFERLQSQRIQIAKMDARIAAIALFRRLILLTRNYRDFGKVAGLSIEDWTV from the coding sequence ATGAAATACTTATTGGATACAGACCATTTAAGCATTCTTCAGCGACAAGCAGGGCAGGATTATATCAACCTTTCGACACACATGGCTCGCCACCCATTATCAGATTTTGCTGTATCGACTGTGACGTTTCACGAACAGATACTTGGCAGCCATGCTTATATTAATCGCGCTCGTAATCTGAATGATGTAGTGAAGGGGTATGCAATGATGGCGCGGCTGGTCAGCGACTTCAAAGTTTTACCTCTTGTCTCATTCGATACAGGTGCAGCTATGGCATTCGAGCGATTACAGTCGCAGCGGATTCAAATAGCAAAAATGGATGCACGGATCGCAGCCATTGCCCTATTCCGTCGGTTGATTTTGTTAACCCGTAATTATCGAGATTTTGGCAAGGTAGCAGGGTTATCAATCGAAGATTGGACAGTTTGA
- a CDS encoding MgtC/SapB family protein, with the protein MSMMFLHSNDWLHIAFRLSLALLVGCLIGINRERKGRPAGMRTFMLVSMGAALFVMIPLQAEGDSPYAATNALSRTIQGVTTGVGFLGAGLILQQSSKRSETPKVRGLTTAASVWIAAALGAAIGCGFWQMGVIGALLTLVTLSGVKRVRQSVSGRLGQDRQLTDRESIAEISDLEQESQD; encoded by the coding sequence ATGAGCATGATGTTCCTTCACTCCAATGATTGGTTGCACATTGCATTTAGGCTATCACTAGCGTTACTGGTAGGTTGCCTAATTGGAATTAACCGCGAGCGCAAAGGTAGACCAGCTGGGATGAGGACTTTCATGCTCGTCAGTATGGGAGCTGCCCTATTTGTGATGATTCCGTTGCAGGCTGAGGGAGACAGCCCCTATGCCGCGACTAATGCCCTGAGTCGGACAATTCAGGGAGTCACAACTGGAGTTGGCTTTCTGGGCGCTGGGCTGATTTTGCAACAATCGTCCAAGCGTTCTGAAACTCCGAAAGTACGTGGATTAACAACAGCTGCCTCTGTTTGGATTGCCGCAGCACTGGGAGCAGCGATTGGCTGCGGTTTTTGGCAAATGGGGGTAATCGGAGCCTTGCTAACTTTGGTAACACTTAGCGGAGTCAAGCGCGTGCGGCAGTCAGTTTCAGGTCGTCTCGGTCAGGATCGACAACTAACAGATCGAGAGTCAATAGCTGAGATATCCGATTTGGAGCAGGAGTCGCAAGACTAG
- a CDS encoding ABC transporter permease, with the protein MKPQKFAAQLNGWADGTVSRQPWMEAIAELIRKTLVITELEVRKLRHDPSDIFLRAAQPVLWLLIFGQVFTRIRGIPTGELRYLDFLAAGILAQSVLFVAIFNGGMAIIWERDLGIVHKFLVSPTPRAAMVLGKALATGVRSLSQAVFVYILSFLLGVQLNLNPLAIAAAILVILLGSACFSIFSLIVGCLVKSRERFGGLGQLMSMPLFFASNAIYPISLMPPWLQVLSHFNPLTYQVDALRGVMLANSTTAYGFGWDCAILLFVVTVLTVICARLYPQLGM; encoded by the coding sequence GTGAAACCTCAAAAATTCGCCGCACAGCTAAACGGTTGGGCTGATGGCACTGTATCCCGACAACCTTGGATGGAGGCGATCGCCGAGTTAATTCGCAAAACTCTGGTCATTACCGAACTAGAAGTACGAAAACTGCGCCACGATCCTAGCGATATATTTCTGCGAGCCGCTCAACCTGTCCTCTGGTTGCTGATCTTCGGGCAAGTCTTCACTCGCATTCGCGGCATTCCGACCGGAGAATTGCGCTATTTGGATTTTCTGGCGGCGGGAATTTTGGCGCAAAGCGTTCTGTTCGTTGCCATTTTTAACGGCGGCATGGCAATCATCTGGGAGCGAGATCTGGGCATCGTACATAAGTTTTTAGTTAGTCCCACGCCCCGCGCTGCAATGGTATTGGGCAAAGCTTTAGCAACTGGGGTACGTAGCTTGTCTCAGGCAGTGTTTGTCTATATTTTGTCGTTCTTGTTGGGAGTGCAACTAAATTTAAATCCACTAGCGATCGCGGCTGCGATTCTGGTTATCTTATTGGGATCTGCTTGTTTTTCGATCTTTTCTTTAATTGTTGGTTGCTTGGTGAAATCTCGCGAACGCTTTGGCGGATTGGGACAACTAATGTCGATGCCGCTATTTTTTGCCAGTAATGCGATTTATCCGATTTCCCTGATGCCACCTTGGTTGCAGGTGCTTTCCCATTTCAATCCACTCACGTATCAAGTGGATGCGTTGCGTGGCGTAATGTTGGCAAATAGCACTACCGCTTATGGGTTTGGTTGGGATTGCGCGATTTTGCTATTTGTGGTGACAGTGCTAACTGTTATTTGTGCGCGGCTGTATCCACAACTGGGAATGTAA
- a CDS encoding Rrf2 family transcriptional regulator encodes MELSSKSEYALLALLELANAYQSAQLLQIRQIAARRDIPERYLDQLLAILRRGGLIKGIRGAKGGYILAREPSQITLLDALRCIEGLDIVPSVEKTTSEEAERGAIEEIWYNAEQAANAVWQNYTLQDLCDRVAARRQLDYMYYI; translated from the coding sequence ATGGAACTTTCGAGCAAATCTGAATATGCGCTGCTGGCTCTGCTAGAGTTGGCGAATGCCTATCAGAGCGCTCAGTTACTCCAAATTCGACAGATAGCAGCCAGACGAGATATCCCAGAGCGTTATCTCGATCAACTGCTGGCAATCTTGCGGCGAGGCGGACTAATCAAGGGTATACGTGGAGCCAAAGGTGGTTACATCTTGGCACGAGAACCAAGCCAGATTACGTTGCTAGATGCTTTGCGCTGTATTGAGGGATTAGACATCGTGCCATCGGTAGAGAAGACCACTTCCGAAGAGGCGGAAAGAGGCGCAATTGAGGAAATTTGGTACAATGCTGAGCAGGCGGCTAACGCAGTTTGGCAAAACTATACGCTCCAAGACTTATGCGATCGCGTCGCTGCCCGCAGGCAGTTAGATTATATGTACTACATCTAG